Genomic segment of uncultured Desulfobacter sp.:
CATGGATCTGCTCCGCACCAAAATGGACAGACTCTTCACTGAAATGGACGGACCTCGCCTGCACGGACCTGCATATGCATTAGGTTCCAATTCACCCAGAACCAATCTTCTGGAAAATGGTGACGGATTTGAAGTTCGGGCAGAACTTCCCGGGATCTCAAAAGATGATATCAGTATTAAAATCCAGGGCAATTACCTTGAAATCAGCGGAAAACGCACCATTGAAACACCCGAAGGGTATAAGGCCCGCAGAAATGAAAGATCTGCCAGCACATTCTCACGCAGCTTTACCCTGCCCGATGAGGTTGATGCGGAAAAAGTAAATGCCTCGCTCAAAGACGGCGTTTTGTATCTGACACTGCCCAAATCAGAGGCGGCAAAACCCAGACAGATCACCATCAACTAATGATCAAAGCAAGGGGCTGACCCAAGAGTTATCCCTGGTTCAGCCCACAAGGTTAAGATTAAACAAACGTTCTTTAAAAATGAACAATAGAAATAAACCCACAGGAGGTTACCATGACTGACAGAAAAGATATCGCCAAAACCGAAAACAAAAATGTTGAGAAAACCCGTGAACTGAGAACCGCCACCCCGTCCGTGGACATTTATGAAAATGAAAATGAAATCCTGCTTTATGCGGATATGCCCGGGGTTCACAAGGATGATGTCACGGTCAACATCGAAAACGGCAAGCTCTTCATCTCCGGTGTCCGCCGGCTTGATCACCAGGGCGTGTCAACCTGGGAGGAATTTGTGGACATTGAATATATCAGAAGCTTTTCCATCCCCCAAACCATTAACGTAGAAGATGTGGAAGCCAAGCTCAAAGACGGCGTGCTCACCCTGCATCTGCCCAAATCCGAAGCAGCCAAACCCAGACTGGTTGAAATCAAAGCTGCCTAACGCAAGGTGCCCATCTTCTTTCTGCCAGGATCAGGAAGGCTGCGGCAAAACAATTCCGCCGCAGCCTTCCCGGACCCTTAACCGGATAAACCAAAGGAGATGAAACATGAATATTAAAAAATTTGCACCATGGAACTGGTTTAAAAAACAAGACAATGAGAACGGAATCATTCGAAACGATTACAATATTTCCGTGGAAATTCCTGGTGTCAGTGATAAAGAGATCAGCATTGAAGTGATCGGTAATGCGATTGTCATCCGTGGTGAAAAAAAGCATACCCATGAAGATAAGCATAAAAACTACTACCGGATCGAAAAAAGCTACGCATCATTCCAGCGCACATTGCCATTACCCATGGATGCGGATCAATCACGGATTGACGCAAAATTTAAAAACGGCATATTGAAAATAAGCATACCCAGGTCCAAACCACCAAAGCGCCACCCAAACCAGATTGAGGTAAAATATGCCTGATAAATGATCCTTATCAATGGTATAGTGAATTCACAATCGGCCACATGCCCCCCCCTCAATATTATTACATGGGCAAAAGCCGCAATGTATCGGGGGCATGGATTCCAAATTAAGGATCCACAATCAGGCAACCCACAGATTTTCAAGGAGACAAATCAATGGACCAGTCAAAACCCAAAGGTGCAGGCAAAAGCAGCTTTGAACTGATTAACACGGACATCTTAAAAACAAGGCTGCCGATTCGCCAGGGTTCGGTGATTCTGGACCTGGCCTGTGGTAAAGGACTGTACTCTCAATTTTTATCAGATCTGACGGGGCCCTCCGGCCTGGTCTATGCCGTTGATCTATGGGAAGAAGGGCTTCAAATGCTCGAAGAAGAAGCCAGGAAAAAAGGGGATGCCAATATTTTAACCATCAAGGCGGATGCCACCAGGGAAATAAATATCGATGATCATAGCCTGGACCTCTGCCTGATGGCCACAGTGCTGCATGATTTCAAGGAAATGAACGCCGAGCAGACAGTTTTAAAACAAGTTCTCAGTCTTCTTAAACCCGGGGGATGTCTGGCAGTCATTGAATTCAAAAAAATGGATGGGCCTCCCGGCCCGCCGGAACACATACGCCTGTCCCAGGAAGAGACCGAAAAACTGGTGACTGGGGCGGGGTTTAAAAAGATAAACACTGCGGATCTCGGTGACTACAACTATCTGACAACATTCCGCGCACCGAAATAAAATTTGACGCTACCATATATTATCCATATTGATGGATATGAAAGGTGCCAACAGATCTATACTTCACCCCAAAATACAAAAGGCTTTTCAGGAAACCTGAAAAGCCTTTATTTTTAAGTGGCGTCCCCAAGGGGATTCGAACCCCTGTCGCAGGCGTGAAAGGCCTGTGTCCTGGACCGGGCTAGACGATGGGGACACTTAACTTTTTTGGCACCGTTTAGGGTGGTGGGCCGTGCTGGGCTCGAACCAGCGACTCTCTGCTTAAAAGGCAGATACTCTACCGACTGAGTTAACGGCCCGTAGTCAGTGCCAAAAACACGAGCAATCTATACGTTTTGAGATTGCTTGTCAATCGTTTTTTTTCATTTAATTTGTATTTTATTCAATTTCCATTGGCCACCAATTGTTCAAGGGCAAAAGAGATTTGTTCAATCACAGGTGTCCATTCATTGTGAGCGGATTGTCTGAACAGGCGCATCGTTGGATACCAGGGGCTGTCATCCCGGTCGAGCAGCCAGCGGAAATCCGGTGCAAAGGGAACAAGTGTCCATACGGACTTGCCCATGGCGCCGGCCAGGTGAACCACCGACGTATCAACGGATATAATAAGATCCAAATCCTCCATAATGGCCGCAGTGTCGGCAAAATCTGAAATTTCGGGTCCCAGATCCTTTTCAAAAAGCTTCAGACTCTCCATGTCGGTCCATTTTTCATGTTTTTCTTTTTGAAGACTGTAAAAAGAGACCCCTTCAACTTTGCCAAGGGTTTCAAACAGACGCAACGGAACGGACCGGTTACTGTCATTTTTATGCATCGGGCGGCCGGCCCAGACAAGGCCGACTTTAAACGAATCATCTTTGGGCAGTCTGTTTTTCCAGATACGGCAAAGTGCCGGATCAGCCATCAAATAGGGAGTTTTATTCGGGATGGTCTCTATTGTCGTTTTCAATATATGCGGCAAAGACAAAAGCGGAATATGGAAATCAAACCGATCCACGGGCCGGGTATCCACATCTTTCAACCCGACAAGGAGCCGGTCATACACCCGATTTTGCCCCACCAGCCGGATCAAGGCCGGACCGGTTTCAAAAACAACCCGGGCCCCCAGATTCCGGAGCATCGGAAGATAGCGGATGAATTGCAGGGTATCCCCCAGCCCCTGCTCCTCATAGACGAACAAAGTTTTTCCCTTGATATCCTCACCCTGCCAGGCCTTGCCATGGGAAAAGGACCGGTTTTGCGTCGTCGGCCGGTGCCACCGCCACTCATATTCCGACCATCCATCTTTATAATTTCCCATCGACAGCCAGATAAGCGCACGGTTCCAGTGTGCGCTGACTATGTTGGGATCAATGCCAAGCGCTTTATTAACGGCAGCAAGTGCCTTGTCATTGTCTCCCATGGCCCTGAAAATTTCACATTGGTTGTTATATGCGTCCGCATATTTCGGATCCAGCGCCAGCGACTTTTTGACAAACATAAGGGCATTATCCAGGTCGCCAAGATGAAGATACGCCACAGCAATATTATTATGGGCCATTTTATGCCCGGGATTTATCCTGACAGCCATCTCATACCACTTAACCGACTCCAGGTAACGTTCCTGCTGCTGGAAAACATTGCCCATATTGTTAAAACATCCGGCATTTGACGGCATCATTTCTATGGCTTTTTTTAGATAAGCAATGGCTGCCTCATTGTTCCCGGCATTGTAGGCCAGCACACCCATAAAATGCGTCGCATCAGGATGATCAGGTTCCTGATCAAGTATCTGAAGATAGATCTGTTCGGCCTTCTGCAAGTTACCTGCGGTATGGCAGGCAACTGCTTCATTAAGCAATTCAAGTACGGACATTGTTTTCTCCTGAATCAACTTGTGAAAGATGACCGGGGCACCATGGTAGTCATTTGAAATCGCCCCAGTCCAGAACTCAACCGGCCATAAGGTCCTTTGTAAATCTTTTGTTGGTGGTCACATCAGCCATATCCGGGGGAATGCCGACGCCCGGCCGGGCGTAATAAATAACAGAATCGTCAATGGCCTGATCGTTCTTTACCTTTTTTTTGCCAGATGACACAACCTGCTTTGGGGCAATGAAGAGAGCCTGTACCAAAACGAGGGCATCGCCCACCAGCAATTGGACACCGCCCGCATGGCCCAGACCCAGAAGCAGGTCAATGTTTTTTGAGCCCGTGAGCCCAGAGGGGTTGGATTTGGGATTACGCGGTTCTAAAACTCTTCTTTAAACAACTCTTCGGTACTCAACACCTCATCCGGACTCGGAGTATGCTCGGTGGGCTCCGTACCTTCCTTAAAGGATTCAAAAATAGTATTTTCACTCTGGGCACTGGGCAGAAGACCTGTATCTGCATCGATCTTAACGCTGATGATCCCTTCGGGTACGGTGAATTCCCGGACGGATTTACCTTCCAGGGCATGCTGCATATAGTCCAGCCAGATAGGACTTGCCGCCCTGGAACCGGTTTCCCCCTTGCCAATGGGGGCGCCCTGGTCAAGCCCCACCCACACCCCGGTGGTGTACCTTGGGGTAAAACCCATGAACCAGGCATCGTGCAGGTCATTGGTGGTGCCTGTTTTACCCGCCGCAGGCCGGTGCAGAGCTTTAACCCGCTGCCCGGTACCATCCTGCACCACACTTTCAAGCAGACTGGTCATAAGATAAGCCGTGCCCATGTCAATGACCTTTTTACGAATCAGCTTGGAAGATTCCAAAAGCCTGTTGTCCCGGTCATAGATTTCAGTGATAAATACCGGCTCAATCAGGTATCCTAAATTGGAAAATACGGAATACGCCTTGGTTAATTCAAGCAGAGACACACCGGAAGATCCAAGGGAGATAGATAAATCCGGTGCCAATGGGGAGGTAATCCCAAGTTTCTTTGCATAGTTGATCACATAATCTATGCCGATGTCCTGGAGAATTTTAATGCTGACAATGTTTCTGGAGTTGGTCAAGGCCTGGCGCAGCAAGGTGGGTCCGTAAAATTTATGTGCGTAGTTATTGGGTTTCCACACCCTGTCATGGATCTTGTCCTCATATACCACAGGCGAATCAATAATGGTCGTGGCCGGCGTGTATCCCTTGTCCAGGGCCGCCGCGTAAAGGATGGGCTTAAATGCGGAGCCCGGCTGACGTCTGGATTGAACCGCCCGGTTAAACTGGGAGTCCCTGAAATCCCGGCCGCCGATCATGGC
This window contains:
- a CDS encoding Hsp20/alpha crystallin family protein, producing the protein MFARMNEIDRMFGAMDLLRTKMDRLFTEMDGPRLHGPAYALGSNSPRTNLLENGDGFEVRAELPGISKDDISIKIQGNYLEISGKRTIETPEGYKARRNERSASTFSRSFTLPDEVDAEKVNASLKDGVLYLTLPKSEAAKPRQITIN
- a CDS encoding Hsp20/alpha crystallin family protein, whose product is MTDRKDIAKTENKNVEKTRELRTATPSVDIYENENEILLYADMPGVHKDDVTVNIENGKLFISGVRRLDHQGVSTWEEFVDIEYIRSFSIPQTINVEDVEAKLKDGVLTLHLPKSEAAKPRLVEIKAA
- a CDS encoding Hsp20/alpha crystallin family protein, giving the protein MNIKKFAPWNWFKKQDNENGIIRNDYNISVEIPGVSDKEISIEVIGNAIVIRGEKKHTHEDKHKNYYRIEKSYASFQRTLPLPMDADQSRIDAKFKNGILKISIPRSKPPKRHPNQIEVKYA
- a CDS encoding class I SAM-dependent methyltransferase; this encodes MDQSKPKGAGKSSFELINTDILKTRLPIRQGSVILDLACGKGLYSQFLSDLTGPSGLVYAVDLWEEGLQMLEEEARKKGDANILTIKADATREINIDDHSLDLCLMATVLHDFKEMNAEQTVLKQVLSLLKPGGCLAVIEFKKMDGPPGPPEHIRLSQEETEKLVTGAGFKKINTADLGDYNYLTTFRAPK
- a CDS encoding tetratricopeptide repeat-containing glycosyltransferase family protein yields the protein MSVLELLNEAVACHTAGNLQKAEQIYLQILDQEPDHPDATHFMGVLAYNAGNNEAAIAYLKKAIEMMPSNAGCFNNMGNVFQQQERYLESVKWYEMAVRINPGHKMAHNNIAVAYLHLGDLDNALMFVKKSLALDPKYADAYNNQCEIFRAMGDNDKALAAVNKALGIDPNIVSAHWNRALIWLSMGNYKDGWSEYEWRWHRPTTQNRSFSHGKAWQGEDIKGKTLFVYEEQGLGDTLQFIRYLPMLRNLGARVVFETGPALIRLVGQNRVYDRLLVGLKDVDTRPVDRFDFHIPLLSLPHILKTTIETIPNKTPYLMADPALCRIWKNRLPKDDSFKVGLVWAGRPMHKNDSNRSVPLRLFETLGKVEGVSFYSLQKEKHEKWTDMESLKLFEKDLGPEISDFADTAAIMEDLDLIISVDTSVVHLAGAMGKSVWTLVPFAPDFRWLLDRDDSPWYPTMRLFRQSAHNEWTPVIEQISFALEQLVANGN